In Cryptomeria japonica chromosome 10, Sugi_1.0, whole genome shotgun sequence, a genomic segment contains:
- the LOC131066643 gene encoding F-box/kelch-repeat protein At5g15710-like, whose product MGALRIRKQTMWSDLPEHLMERILECLPVDCFFRFRAVCKTWNTLFSSPHFNSIARNSQPFLILCPAKTQLPSLIYSFITHTWRTISLSFIPHDCPINFRGSASGLLLADINANVFFGFNSSMLCVCNPLTQTYTTLPQMVFVSRIMAKAILPAGNKTEEYTVMVVGRSSSDKVIVEAYNSTTKTWKVAGSIPDVIIRNENMFFCKGSLFCVTATGGIMAYNIEQEITTIMAMPTADAENLSIRLVCCKTGVFVVGATEDNHCLKGVIMWELVSPKTSMEDYKWEEIGKMPSSVCEEFRRSSNSNWFECVGMGDKICFRANESMEILLYDLNKSSWNWLPKFPADLRYVRMRCLPLEIMTGTEFS is encoded by the coding sequence ATGGGTGCTCTCAGAATTCGTAAGCAAACAATGTGGTCGGATTTGCCTGAACATTTGATGGAGAGAATACTGGAATGCCTTCCAGTGGACTGCTTCTTCCGTTTCAGGGCTGTTTGCAAGACCTGGAATACTCTCTTCTCATCACCTCACTTCAATTCCATAGCCAGAAATAGTCAGCCATTTCTCATTCTTTGCCCTGCCAAAACCCAATTGCCCTCGCtaatctattccttcatcacccaCACTTGGCGAACCATATCTTTATCTTTCATACCTCATGATTGCCCCATCAATTTCAGAGGATCTGCTTCCGGGTTGCTCTTGGCAGACATTAACGCCAATGTTTTCTTTGGCTTTAATTCTTCAATGCTATGTGTTTGCAATCCTCTTACCCAAACGTACACCACGCTGCCACAGATGGTTTTTGTGAGTAGAATTATGGCCAAGGCAATTTTACCAGCGGGTAATAAGACGGAAGAATATACAGTCATGGTGGTGGGCAGGAGCAGCAGTGATAAGGTTATAGTAGAAGCATACAATTCTACGACCAAGACATGGAAAGTTGCAGGCAGCATTCCTGATGTGATTATAAGAAACGAAAACATGTTCTTCTGTAAGGGCTCTTTGTTCTGTGTGACTGCCACTGGCGGCATAATGGCCTACAATATTGAACAGGAGATCACCACAATTATGGCCATGCCCACAGCAGACGCCGAAAATTTGTCGATTCGGCTTGTTTGTTGTAAGACTGGTGTTTTTGTGGTTGGGGCAACCGAAGATAATCACTGTTTGAAAGGCGTAATTATGTGGGAGTTAGTTTCTCCCAAGACGTCAATGGAGGACTACAAGTGGGAAGAGATTGGGAAAATGCCCAGCTCTGTGTGTGAGGAATTTAGGAGGAGCTCTAATTCAAATTGGTTTGAGTGTGTGGGAATGGGAGATAAGATCTGTTTCAGAGCTAATGAGAGCATGGAGATACTTTTGTATGATTTGAACAAAAGCTCTTGGAATTGGCTGCCCAAGTTTCCTGCAGATTTGAGATATGTGAGAATGAGATGCCTTCCACTAGAAATTATGACTGGTACTGAATTCTCTTAA